DNA from uncultured Fretibacterium sp.:
GTCTACAAACGATTTGGAATTGGAATGAGTAATTAAGGGGGTATTGCATGCCGTTGACGCTCGTCCCGACCCCGATCGGCAACCTGGAGGACATCACCCTGCGTGCGCTCCGGGTCCTGCGGAACGCCGACCTCATCGCCTGCGAGGACACCCGGACCTCGTCCGTACTGCTGCGGCGCTATCACATCGCGGCGCCGCTCGTCCCCTTTCATCTTCACAACGAGAAGGAATGCCTGCCGCGGCTGATGGAGGCCCTGCGTGCGGGGAGGAGCGTCGCGGTCGTCAGCGACGCCGGAACCCCGGGGGTCTCCGACCCCGGCTGGATTCTGCTCCGCTCCGCGCTCGACGAGGGAATCGAGGCGGACGTCCTGCCCGGTCCCTCGGCCCTGCTGCCGGCCCTGCTGCTCTCGGGGCTGACGCCGCACCCCTTCCTTTTCCTCGGCTTCCCCCCGGAGAAGCCGGGCGCCCGTGGGGAGCTCTTTCAATCCCTGCGCGGCGTCCCCTGGACGCTCTGTTTCTACATATCCCCGCACAAGGCGGAACGTCAGATCGCGGAGATGGCGAAGGCCTGGGGCGACCGCAGGGCTGCCCTCGTCCGGGAGATCAGCAAGGTCTATCAGGAGTCGATCCGATCCCCCCTTTCGGGCCTGCTCTCCCGGCTCGAACAGGGACTAAAGGGGGAGATGGTCCTGGTCGTAGAGGGGCACGTCCCGGGGGACGAGGGCGAGGATGCCTGGAAGGCCGAGGCGGACGCGCTGCACGCCGGGGGGGCCACGGTGCGCTCCGCCGTCGAGGCCATCGTGGCCCGTCATCCCGTGGCGAAGAACGCCGTGAAGGCGTACCTCTTGAGTTTGAGGAGCTTGAATTTGAAGGGCCTGAACGGGAACGGGGACGGGGGCGCATAGGGACCGTTCGGAAAAATTCTTTCCGCACGCGGGGGAGACGCCCGCGTCCTCATGCCCGATAATAAGGGTATGCTTCGCTTTCCGGGGCGAACGGTTCCGCCTTCCGGCGGAAAACGCCCGGAGGAAAATCCCCGTTCAGGACGTCTTCAGGAAGTTATAAGGAGGTCGGCGATGCTTCTCTACATTCATGGTTATCAGGGTTCCCCGGGGGACAAGTTCGATCGGGTCGTCAGGGTGTTCGGAGGTCTGTACGAGGACATCCGGGCCCCGCAGCTGAGCAATGTGAACGTCGCCTCCGACCTGGCGCAGCTCCGGGAGTCGCTGCAGGAGGGGGACGGGAGGGGCCGTCCCCATCTGTTCGTCGGGAACAGCCTGGGGGGCTTCTACGCCTGGCATCTCTGCCGTCAGAGGCCGGACGCCATGTGTCTCCTGATCAATCCCGCCCTTGCCCCGTTCATCCTGCTGAACCGGGAGGAGGGGGCCGCTCCGGACTTTCTGCGGGATCTCCTCCGCTGTTTCTCCGAGAGCTATCTGAACGGCCGTTTCCCACGGACGTGGGCGGCCTATTGCCTGGACGACGAGGTGATTGGACATGGAGAGACCACGGTCCCCATCCTGAGGCCCGTCGGGGGACGGAGGGAGACGGGGGCGGTCCTGATCCCCGTCGAGCGGGGCGGGCACGGCTTCTCGGACACGGAGGCCCTGGAGGCGGTATTCGGACGGGTCCGGCAGGAGATCGAGGATACCCTCGGTCCCGGGAAATCGGAATAAGGGAGGGCTTGCAGATGATCGGAGCTATCGTTGGAGATATCGTGGGGTCGGTCTACGAGTGGCACAACGTCAAGACGAAGGAGTTTCCGTTTTTCAGGCCGGATTGTTTCTTCACGGACGATACGGTCATGACCTGTGCCGTGTACCAGGCGATACGGAAGTTCAAGGACGGCTCCGTGGACGACCTCGACCGCGCCCTGACGGAGACGATGCAGCTTTTCGGTCGGCGCTATCCGGGCCGGAGGTATGGTGGATATTTCAAGAGGTGGATCTTCTCCGAGTCCCCGCGTCCCTACAACAGCTTCGGCAACGGGGCGGCCATGAGGGTATCCGCGGCCGGCTTCCTGGCGGAGAGCCTCGAGGAGGCCCGGGCGTTGGCCAGGTCCTCCGCCGGGGTGACGCACAATCATCCCGAGGGGATCAAGGGGGCGGTGGCGACGGCCGAGGGCATTTTTCTGGCGCGCGGCGGGGCCTCCCTTGCCGAGATCCGTTCCGCGCTCTCGGCCTATTACGACCTGGACTTCACGCTCGACGCCATCAGGCCCGATTACGCGTTCGACGTGACCTGCCAGGGGACCGTGCCTCAAGCCATCGTCGCCCTCCTGGAGTCCGAGGGGTTCGAGGACGCCGTCCGCAACGCCATCTCGATCGGCGGCGACAGCGACACCCTTGCCGCGATAACGGGCAGCCTGGCCGAGGGGTTTTATGGTGTGCCCGATCCCATTCGCCAGCATGCTCTGAGCATCCTGGACGACGGGCTCCGGTCGCTCGCGCTCACGTTTTCGGAGCCCTGGAGGCCCCGCCCCTGACGGCAGGGACGGGGTCATTTCAATTTTGAATCGTTTATGGTCGGTCAGCTTTCGGCATACAACAATACCCTCTCACGTATAACGTCCTTTTTCAGGTTAACGTGGGTCCGGAAAAAGAGGGCGTTTGGTGAATGGAAAATCGGCCGCGGGCTTTTGCATGGGCCGTTTCAGTGTTGAAAAAGCAGAGGGGAGCGGCCGCTCCCCTCTGCTCCTATGGTTGTTCTTGCCTTAAGGCCCTTCTTACAGTCGCATTCCTCCGGCAGCCTTAGCTGAACGTGCTCCAGGAAAAACTGTCCATGGCCTTCTCGTCGCACTCCTTCTGGTAGAGGATGCGGGGCATCCCCACCGTAACCAGGCCGGAGTGAGGATCGACGAAGTAATCCCGGGCGTCGGCCTCGGGATCCTCCCCGATGACCGTGCCGTCGGCGATGTAGTTGTGCGCGTCGATGATCGCACGCCGGATGCGGCAGTTTTGCCCGATGACCACGCCCTGGCCGATGATGCTCTCCTCGATGACGCTCCCCGGCTGGATGACGCAGTTGCGGGACAGTACGGAGCTGGAAACGGTCGCCCCCAGGATGCGGCTCCCCTCGGCGGCCAGCACTCGGTTGACCATGCAGTCGTGCCCGTTGGATGGGTAGGAGTAGGAGGGCGGATCGGCGAAGGAGACGGTGCGGATGGGCCAGAGGGGGTTATAGAGCGTCATCTCGGACTCTGGGCTCAGGAGCTCCATGTGGGCCTGCCAGTAGGCCTTGAGGGTCCCGACGTCGCGCCAGTAGGGCCTGTCCGTCCGCCACTGGTACATTCGTTCGGCCTCCACGGCCGAGTGGGGCAGGACGTTGGTGGAGAAGTCGTAGGCATAGACGCGTGCCTTCCGGGCGACGAGGTTGGGGATGATGTCCCGTCCGAAATCGTGGCTCGTCGGCTGCTGGGAGTCGTCGATGAGCGCCTCCTCCAGGACGCTGCGCTCGAAGATGTAGTTCCCCATCGAGACGTAGCTGAACCCCGGCTTGCCCGGGATCTCGGGCGGGACGGCCGGCTTCTCCAGGAACTCGACGATGCGCCCCGCCGCGTCGGTTTTGATGCAGCCGAACTGGCTGGCCTCGGAGACGGGGACGACGTTCGCCGCCAGGGTCACGTCGGCCTCCTGCTCTGCGTGCCACTGCAGCATCTGGTCCACGTCCATCTTGTAGATGTGGTCGGCCGCGAAGATGCAGACCCGGTCCGCCCTGAAGAGGGAGACGAGGTGCATGTTCTGGAAGACGGCATCGGCCGTGCCCTGGAACCAGTGCTCGCCACGCCACATCTGCGCCGGGACCAACGTGACGAAGAAATCCCGTCCGCGAAGGGCGCCGCCGAACTGCCAGCCCCGTTCGATGTGCTCGTTCAGGGACTGGCTCTTGAACTGGACCAGGACGTAGACGGCGAAGATGCCGCTGTTGATGAGGTTCGACAGGGCGAAGTCAATGATGCGGTACTTGGCGGCGAAATAGACGGCGGGCTTGGCCCGGTATCGCGTCAGCGGCATCAGCCGCTCCCCCTTCCCCCCTGCAAGAACGACCCCCAGCACTCTTCCGTACTTTCCTCCGTTCATTATCGACATCCCCTTTCGTAGGGAAACACTCCCTGCTGCCACGTGCTGCGTCATGAAAGTGCGCTGTGTCATGAAAACTATCGCGCGAAACGGCGCTCAAGCCTGCGGACCTCCGGCGGAAAGCCGGGGAAAAAGCCTGGAAAGAGAACCCGGCAAGAAACCCCGGCAAGAAAGGCCCGAGAGGGAAAAACGACGAGGCGGGCTAAAGCGTTTGGTAAAGGTCCTTGTAGAGCAGCGCGGAGCGGTCCCAGGAGAAATCTCCGGCCATCCCCCGCGCGCGGAGCGCATTCCAGTACCCGGCGTCGCCGAAACGCGCGACCGCCCTTCTCAGGGCCCAGAGCATGCCGGCGGCGTCGCAGGTCTGGAAGGTGAACCCGTTCCCGCCTCCGGGGGCGTCTGCATCCGTCACCGTGTCCCTCAGGCCCCCGACCTCGCGCACGAGGGGGACGGTCCCGTACCTCATGGCGATCATCTGGGACAGGCCGCAGGGCTCGAATACCGAGGGCATCAGAAAGATGTCGCCGCCCGCGTAGAGGAGGTGGGACAGCGGTTCGTCGTAGCCCCGGAAGAAGTGTAACGTGTCCGGAAAGCGCTCGCCCGCCTGGCTGAGGGCGTTCTCGATCCAGCCGTGCCCGCTGCCCAGGAAGATGAACTTTGCGCCGAGCCCGGGGAGCGAGTCGAGTGCGGAGAGGATGAGGGAGAATCCTTTCTGCTCCACGAGCCGGGACACGCAGACCACCAGGGGCTCTTTGGAACGGGGGTCGAACCCCGCCTTCCGCAGCAGCTCCTCACGAGCCCGCACCTTGCCCCGGAGGTTCTTAGCCGAGAACCGCTCCGGGATGTGAGGGTCCGTCTCCGGGTTCCAATAGCGGGTGTCGATGCCGTTGAGGATCCCGGACAGCTTGCGGCGCTGCTTGTAGATGACGCCGGACAGCTCGCGCGTGGACTCGTAGGTCTGTATCTCCTGGGCGTAGCGCGGTGAGACCGTCGTCACGGCGTCGGCGGCGACGATGGCCCCCTTCAGGAGGTTGACCTGGCCGTAGAACTCCATGGCCTCCATATTGAAGCTCCAGGGCTCGAGCCCGGAGGCCTCCATGAAGGGCTCCCGCTCGAGGATCCCCTGGTAGGCGACGTTGTGGAGCGTGACGACGCATTTACCCCCGACGGTCCGGTAATAACGGTGCCAGGCCAGGGCACAGGGGAGGAAGGCGCTGGTCCAGTCGTGACAGTGGTAGAGGTCGGGGGTCCACTTGAGTACCCTAAAGAGCTCCAGGGCCTGCATGCAGAATACGGCGAAGGGGGAGGCGGTGCGGAAGTCGAGGCGCCATGGATACATATCCCCCCCGTAGTCCTCCGCCCTCAAAAAGTAGACGGGCACGTCCGCCACCTCGGTCTTGACGACCTCCGCGTCCCGGACCCGCCAGTCGTAGGCGGCGCAGACCCGTTCCGGGAGCACGGTCATCTTCAGGCCGGAGGCCGAGACCTTGTCCAAGACCCCCGGCCAGGCGGGGGTTACGACGCGGACGTCGACGCCGACGCGACGCAGCGCCTGAGGGAGGGAGCCGGCAACATCGCCCAGGCCGCCCACCTTGGAGAAGGGCGCGTACTCCGTCGTGACGAAAAGGACCCTGGTCCTGCCGCCGTTCCCGCCCATGGCCTCACATCCCTCTAAAATCGATGGAGTAGGCCTTGGAGGCGTACTCGCGGACCACCCGATGCGTGTTGAAGAAGCTGGCGTTCAGGGCTATCGTGTGGCGCATCATGTCCAGCCATTTGTCGTGATTCTCGTAGTAGGTGGGGATGATCTTCTTCTCGAGCTTCTCGTAGAGGTCGATGGCGTCGAGCGACTCGTCGTAGTGGTCGGAGAGGTCCCCCCCGTTCGGCTCGGGGCCGATGGACCAGCCCGTCACGTCCTCGATCCAGCCCTCGATCCACCACCCGTCGAGCACGGAGAAATTCATGATCCCGTTCAGGGCGCATTTCATGCCGCTGGTTCCGCTGGCCTCGCGAGGGCGCATCGGGGTGTTGAGCCACAGGTCGACGCCCTGGGTTATCAGGGAAGCTATCTCCATATTGTAGTTGTCGATGAAGACAATGGGGATGGACTCCTCCAAATCCCGTGCCGCCTTGCGGATCTTCTGGAGCAGTGCCTTGCCGCCGTTGTCGCTGGGATGGGACTTCCCCGCGAAGATGAACTGCACCTTGCGGTTCCCCGCCACCTCCAGAAACCGCTTGAGGTCGGAGAAGAGCAGATCGGCCCTCTTGTAGGTCGCGGCGCGCCTCGCGAACCCCAGGGTGAGCACCTCGGGGTCCAGCTGCCTTCCGGTCGTCTCCAGGATACGGGCAAACAGACGCAGCTTGGAGGCCTGATGCGCGGACCAGAGGTCCTGCTTGGGGATGGTCAGGGCCTGGACCAGACGACCGGGATCCTCCTCCCATCCGGGGATGTGTTGGTTGTAGAGCTTCCTCATCCCGGAGCTCACCCAAGTGGTGGGGTGGACGCCGTTCGTGACCCAATCCACCGTCTCCATCCGGAACATGGCGTTGCTCACCTCGGCGTGCTTCTTGGCGACGCCGTTCACGTAGCGGCTGTACTTCAGACCCAGCTCCGTCATGGAGACCCCGGGGACGTCGGGCATCATGCGCTTGATCGTGCTCAGGGCATCCGTGGGGAAGGCCCTTTCGATCAATCCGAACTCGAAGTAATCGTGCCCCGCCGGGACGGGCGTGTGGGTCGTGAACACAACCTGTTCGCGGATCTTGTCGGGGTCGTAGTAGCCCTGCTCACGCATGAGCTCGAGGGTCAGGAATCCGGCGTGTCCCTCGTTGAGGTGGAAGGTCTCGATGTTCATGTAGCCCAGGTCGCGCAGCATCCGCAGCCCCCCGACCCCCAGGATGAACTCCTGGCAGAGGCGGTAGTTGTTGTCCCCGCCGTAGAGGTACCAGCAGAGCTTGCGGTCGTCGGGATGGTTGGGCTCGAAGTCCGTGTCCAGGAAGTAGACGGGCAGGGGGTATCCGGTGGACCCGATGATCTCGTAGACCCAGACTCCCACCTGGATCTCCCGTCCCTGGAGGGTGAGCAGGATGCGGTTGGGCAGGAGCGTCAGCTCGTGGGAGGGGTTCCACTGGACCGGCTTCTCCTTCTGCCAGTCGTCGGCGTTGAACTCCTGGACGAAGTAGCCCTTGCGGTAGAGCAGGGTAACCCCCGCCATGGGCACGCCAAGGTCGGCGGCGCTCTTCAGGATGTCGCCGGCCAGGACCCCCAGTCCTCCCGAGTAGGTGGGGATGGACTCCTTGAGCCCGACCTCCATGGAGAAATAGGCCAGCGGCCTGAAGGCCGGGTCGTTCTCCATGAGGCTCCTGAGGGAATAGCCGAGATCGCTGCGATGCAGTCGCTGTATCATCATGATAGTAGGTGACGCTCCTTTCCGGTTGCGGCCCGTCGAGCCTAATCGAATTATCTCACAGATTTGCCCTTTGGGGGGCGAGAGGGGCTCGATTCGGAGGCCCGATCGCGTCAAGCCCTGCCGTAGAGCTCCGTGAGCTCCCGCAGGCGTGAGGCCAGCCGCCCGTCGGCCTGGCCGGGCATCATGCGCCACGCCCAGTTCCCACTGGGCGTGGAGGGGACGTTGGTCCGGTAGGAGGACCCCAGTTCCAGATGATCCTGCATCGGCACGATGGCGGTCTCCGCGACGGAGCTCATGGCCATGCGCACCATCTCCCCCACCACGGTGCGGCGGTTCACCTCGTGCCCGAGGTAACGGGAGAGGTTGGTGATCTCCTCGGAGGAGGCGTCCTCCTCGAACCAGCCCAACGACGTGTTGTTGTCGTGGGTCCCCGTGTAGATGACGTTGACCGGCGTGTGGTTGTGCGGGGCGTAGGGGTTGCGGGCGGGGTCGCCGAAGGCGAAGTGAAGCACCAGCATCCCCGGCAGGCCCAGGCTGCGGCGCAGGGCCTCGATCTCGGGGGTCAGGATGCCCAGGTTCTCCGCCCAGAAGGGCAGGGTCGGGAAGTTCCGGCAAAGGGACTCGAAGAACCGCTCGTGGGGAACGCTTCGCCAGTGGCCGGCCTCGGCGGTCCTCGCGTCGGCGGGCAGCGACCAGTAGCCGACGAGCCCCCGGAAGTGGTCGATGCGGACGCGGTCGAAAAAGGTCAAAAGATGCCGAAGGCGCTCCATCCACCAGCGGAAGTCCTCCGCCAGCATGGCGTCCCAGTTGTAGAGGGGGTTCCCCCAGAGCTGCCCCGTCGCGCTGAAGTAGTCCGGCGGCACCCCCGCCACGGATACGGGGTCCAGCGCCTCGTCCAGCTCGAACAGATGAGGGTGCAGCCAGACGTCGGCGCAGTCCCGTGTGACGTAGACGGGGACGTCCCCGACCAGGCAGATTCCCATGTTCGAGAGACGGGAGCGGAGCGCGCCCATCTGGGAGGAGAAGAGGAACTGGACGAAACGGTGAAACTCGATCTCGTCCGCCATCTCCAGCCAAGTGCGGTGGAGCGCCTCGTGACGACGGAACTTCAGGCCCTCGGGCCATTCGTACCAAGGCTGGCCGCCGCGGCATCCCTTGATGGCAACGAAAAAACTGTAGCCCTCCAGCCAATGGCGGTTGTCGGCGAAGAAGCGCTCGTACTCCGAACGGGCCCCCGCGCGTTTGAAGTTTGACCACGCCCGGCGCAGCAGGGCGTCCTTGAAGGCGCGCACGCGGTTGTAGTCCACCCGGGCGTCGTCGAAGGCGGGGACGTCGGTCAGGTCCGCCTCGTCGATCAGCCCCGAATCGGCCAGCATCTCGGGGCTGATCAGCAGGGGGTTGCCCGCGAACGCGGACGTGGGACTGTAGGGGGAGTTGCCGCAGCCTCCGTCGATGGCGGTCAGGGGCAGGACCTGCCAGACCGTCTGGGCCGCGTCCACCAGAAAATCGGCGAACCTCAGGGCCTCCGGGCCCATGTCCCCAATGCCGTAGCGTGAGGGAAGGGCGAAGAGGGGGAGCAGAATGCCGCTCCTTCGAGGGCGACTCATGCGAGCTCCGACACGGCGTGGGTGACGCGGCCCCCACACAGGGTCATGGCGATGCCGATGTCGGCCAGCTCCCGTGCAGGAACCAGGAAGGGATCCCGTTCCAGGACGACGAGGTCCGCATCGCACCCCGGGGCTATCTCGCCGCGACGCCTCTCGTTATGCCCGTTCCAGGCGCCGTTCCAGGTGTAGGTCCCGATGGCCTCGGCCACGGAGAGGCGTTCCTCCGGGACCCATCCGTCCTCCGAAAACCGTCCATCCTCCGAAACCCCGTCCGGGGCGGTCCGGGTCACGGCTGCATGGATTCCCAACATCGGGCGCAGGCTTTCGATGGGGGCGTCGGACCCGGAGGAGAGCACGATTCCCCTGCGCATCATGGAGCGCCAGCGATACCCCGCCTCGGCGCGCGCCTTCCCCAGCCGTTCCAGGGCCATGGTCCTGTCGGATGGGACGAAGCAGGGCTGGATGGCCGCGCCCAATCGGAGGTTCCTCATCCGATCGAGCTGCGCGTCGTCCGCCGTCTGGGCGTGGACGATCAGGTGTCGCGAGGCCATGGGGCGCTGCTTCATGGCGCGCTCGAAGGCGTTCAGACACATGTCGAGCGCACCGTCTCCGATGGCGTGTACCGCGACCTGCATCCCGGAGAGGTGCGCGGTGAGGATCAGATTGTCCAGCTCGCCCTGCTCGAAAAGCGCCGTACCCCGCTCGCCGGGGGCGTCGGCGTAATCCTCCCTCAGAAACGCGGTCCGGCCCCCGAGGGAGCCGTCGCTGAGGAGCTTCAGCGGGCCAACCTGGCACAGCGGGATCCCGTCGCCGCTCCTCCACCCCTCGGACAGAAAATCCTGGAGCAAATCCTTGTTTGACAGAAGAAGCTGGCGGCGGAGACGGAAGGGAAGGTCCCCGCTCCGGGCGGCGTCCAGGAAGAATTCCTGCGACCTTCGGAAGTCGAACCCGAACATCGAGAGGTCGTCGGAGTGGATCTCCGTCAGGCCGTAGCCCGCGGCCTGGGGGCCGTACTTCCGAAGTAGGCGCGTCAGGTCCGCGTCCTCCAGGCCGGGGATGCATCGGGTTATCAGGTCCAAGGCGTTTTCCTTGAGGATCCCGTTCGGCTCCCCGTCCTCGCCGAGCTCGATCACGCCGGCCTCAACGCGGGTGTTCCCGGTGATGCCCGCGGCCTTCAGCGCGGCCGTGTTCACGACGGCGACGTGCCCGCAGACGCGCCTCAGATAGACGGGAATGTCGGGGACAACGGCGTCGAGGTCGTGCCGGGTGGGCATGACGTTGTTCATCAGGACGTGATTCCAGCCGTGCCCCTGATACCATCCGCCAAGGGGGGCGGGATGCTCGGCCGCGTAGGCTTCAAGGGTTCTGCGAAGATCGTCCGTGGAGCGACAGGCCCCCAGACGGACTGCCTCCTGAGACTGCGCCCAGGCCAGAAAGTGAGCGTGAGAATCGCTGAATCCGGGGAAGACGGAACGCCCACCGAGGTCGATCAGCCTCGTGTCGCAGTGGAGCCCGATGGTCGCCGTCGTCCCGACGGCCGCGATGCGCCCCGCCTCGATCAGGAGCGCCTCCGCCATCCCCATGGGGGTATGGATGCGTCCGTTGACCAGCGCCGTTTGTTCCGTATGGGGCATCAGAACCTTGCCTCCTTGTTTTTTCGTTGTTTCCCCGTTCCCGGCCGGGGAGCCGTCGTGAACGCCGGGGGAATCGCTTCATTATAACGTAAAGAATAGCGTAAAGGGATGGCCAGGGGGGAATAGCGGAGCCGGGAGGGGATAGGTCCAGGGCGTGTCGGTGACCCGACACGCCCTGGATGCCGACTGTATTTTAGATGGTCGGATTTCGGTTATTCGGGTTATTCGGACTGATAGACCACCACGGCATCGGGATACTTGATGCGGGGGAGCGCCGTCTCCAGGATGCGGAGGTGATGGTTCAGCTCCACCTGTTCGGTGTAGGCCGTCCGGATGTCCTGTCCGACCAGCAGGTCCATGTACTGCGGCTGGGCGCAGAGCAGCAGGGCGGTTCCGGGCTGGAGCACCGTGGCCTGGAAGATGCGTCCCTCCAGAAGTTGGCGGATGCGTTCGATCTCCATGAGCCCCGTGCCCTGCTGGATGCGGTGGAGCTGGATGAACAGGTCCGGGCTGACGACCAGAGTGTGGCGGCTCATACGCCCCCTCTGCTGCAGGGCCGAGACCCCGGCGACGATGTCGATGAAGGCCCCCTCGCCCGTCCCCCAGTCGCCGCGCTTGAGCTTGCTGACGCCGGGGACGGTAAGCAAGCCGTCCACGCCCAGGGGCTTGACCCCATAAAAGACCATCTGGTCCTCGCGGCGGCAGAGGGCCTGCGCCGCTATACGCACGGGGGAGAGGTCGGCCGGCTGTCCCTCCCGCTCGGCCGCCTCGAGGTCGCGCCACAGAAGCCAGAGGTCCTCGGAGAGCTGAGGTACCTCGACGAAAGAACGCCTCGGCGAAAAGGTGAAGCCGTTCTCGCTCCTCTCCTCGCGGACCGGGCTGTCGGTCGGCGCCACCTGCACTCCGGGCCCCAGGGGGCCGTACAGCGGCAGGAACCTCCGCGCTGTGAGGGTCTCCTTTGCCGTCTCGACGACGGCCTCGTCCAGCCGCTTCCAGAACTCTTCGGAAAAGGGAGAGGCGGCTCTCCCGAGATAATCTTCCATAACCTTTATGCCTCCTTCTCTTTCGGATCGGCCGCTACTTCTCGATGAGGCTGCCGACGGTCGATCCAGGAGCGGCATCCTGCTTGGAGGGTGCGATGCCGAGTTCCTCCATGACCTCGAGGACCTCCCCCTCCCCCTCGGCGAGGAAGTCCGACCAGTTGGGCTCCAGGTAGCGCAGCAGGGTCATCAGCTCGCCGACATGGGCCTTTTCCTCGTCCCGGATGTCCATCAGGACCTTGCGCACCAGAGGATCGTCGGTCGCCTGGGCGTGGGCGTCGTAGAGAAACATGGCCTCGAGCTCCCCGGCGATGTCGACGCGCAGGGCCTGGACCAGCTCCTCCTTGTTGACCTTTCGGTCGACGTTGCCTGGAAACGGGTTGGGAAAATCGGGCATGGCAAATCGCTCCTTCCTGTTCCATCTGTATTTTATTGGATTGCTGGATTGAGCGTTTCGGAATTCAGTCGTTCAATCGGACAACCCCACTCGTAGCAGAGCATAGTCGCCGATAGAGAATTTTGAATGGGTGGAAATACAGAACGTGCGGGCATAATAAGATAGATGGCTTTTGCAAAGTGAACCGAAACAATGATAAAATAATAAAATGACTTTTATGAATCCGCGTGCGGCAGGTCCGCCGTGCCGCGGAATTTTTATGAAGGAGGCGGCGGGATGATCAATATCATCTGGTTCGGTTTGTTGTTCATCGGCATTGTGGTGGGGATCGCGACCGGCAACGTCAAGGCCATTACGGACGCGGCGATCGACAGCGCCAACACGGGAGTGGAGCTCTCCATCGGCCTGATCGGGGTGATGACCCTATGGCTGGGCATGATGAAGATAGCGGAGGCCGCCGGCCTGGTGCGAAAGCTGGCCTTCATGCTCAAGCCCCTGATGGTGCGCCTGTTTCCGGACGTCCCCCCCGACCATCCGGCCATGGGCTCCATCCTGATGAACCTGGCGGCCAACGTCTTTGGCCTGGGGAATGCGGCGACGCCCTTCGGCATTCGGGCGATGCAGGATCTTCAGGAGCTCAACACCACCGAGGACACCGCGACGGACTCCATGTGCACGTTCCTGGCGATCAACACCTCCTCGGTAACGCTGATCCCCGCGACGACGGTCGCCTATCGGGTGGCGGCCGGGTCCTCCGATGCCGTTGGCATCATCGGCCCCACGATCGTAGCCACCCTCGTCTCCA
Protein-coding regions in this window:
- a CDS encoding ADP-ribosylglycohydrolase family protein, yielding MIGAIVGDIVGSVYEWHNVKTKEFPFFRPDCFFTDDTVMTCAVYQAIRKFKDGSVDDLDRALTETMQLFGRRYPGRRYGGYFKRWIFSESPRPYNSFGNGAAMRVSAAGFLAESLEEARALARSSAGVTHNHPEGIKGAVATAEGIFLARGGASLAEIRSALSAYYDLDFTLDAIRPDYAFDVTCQGTVPQAIVALLESEGFEDAVRNAISIGGDSDTLAAITGSLAEGFYGVPDPIRQHALSILDDGLRSLALTFSEPWRPRP
- a CDS encoding YqiA/YcfP family alpha/beta fold hydrolase, with the translated sequence MLLYIHGYQGSPGDKFDRVVRVFGGLYEDIRAPQLSNVNVASDLAQLRESLQEGDGRGRPHLFVGNSLGGFYAWHLCRQRPDAMCLLINPALAPFILLNREEGAAPDFLRDLLRCFSESYLNGRFPRTWAAYCLDDEVIGHGETTVPILRPVGGRRETGAVLIPVERGGHGFSDTEALEAVFGRVRQEIEDTLGPGKSE
- a CDS encoding glycogen/starch synthase gives rise to the protein MGGNGGRTRVLFVTTEYAPFSKVGGLGDVAGSLPQALRRVGVDVRVVTPAWPGVLDKVSASGLKMTVLPERVCAAYDWRVRDAEVVKTEVADVPVYFLRAEDYGGDMYPWRLDFRTASPFAVFCMQALELFRVLKWTPDLYHCHDWTSAFLPCALAWHRYYRTVGGKCVVTLHNVAYQGILEREPFMEASGLEPWSFNMEAMEFYGQVNLLKGAIVAADAVTTVSPRYAQEIQTYESTRELSGVIYKQRRKLSGILNGIDTRYWNPETDPHIPERFSAKNLRGKVRAREELLRKAGFDPRSKEPLVVCVSRLVEQKGFSLILSALDSLPGLGAKFIFLGSGHGWIENALSQAGERFPDTLHFFRGYDEPLSHLLYAGGDIFLMPSVFEPCGLSQMIAMRYGTVPLVREVGGLRDTVTDADAPGGGNGFTFQTCDAAGMLWALRRAVARFGDAGYWNALRARGMAGDFSWDRSALLYKDLYQTL
- the glgC gene encoding glucose-1-phosphate adenylyltransferase, yielding MNGGKYGRVLGVVLAGGKGERLMPLTRYRAKPAVYFAAKYRIIDFALSNLINSGIFAVYVLVQFKSQSLNEHIERGWQFGGALRGRDFFVTLVPAQMWRGEHWFQGTADAVFQNMHLVSLFRADRVCIFAADHIYKMDVDQMLQWHAEQEADVTLAANVVPVSEASQFGCIKTDAAGRIVEFLEKPAVPPEIPGKPGFSYVSMGNYIFERSVLEEALIDDSQQPTSHDFGRDIIPNLVARKARVYAYDFSTNVLPHSAVEAERMYQWRTDRPYWRDVGTLKAYWQAHMELLSPESEMTLYNPLWPIRTVSFADPPSYSYPSNGHDCMVNRVLAAEGSRILGATVSSSVLSRNCVIQPGSVIEESIIGQGVVIGQNCRIRRAIIDAHNYIADGTVIGEDPEADARDYFVDPHSGLVTVGMPRILYQKECDEKAMDSFSWSTFS
- the rsmI gene encoding 16S rRNA (cytidine(1402)-2'-O)-methyltransferase, with protein sequence MPLTLVPTPIGNLEDITLRALRVLRNADLIACEDTRTSSVLLRRYHIAAPLVPFHLHNEKECLPRLMEALRAGRSVAVVSDAGTPGVSDPGWILLRSALDEGIEADVLPGPSALLPALLLSGLTPHPFLFLGFPPEKPGARGELFQSLRGVPWTLCFYISPHKAERQIAEMAKAWGDRRAALVREISKVYQESIRSPLSGLLSRLEQGLKGEMVLVVEGHVPGDEGEDAWKAEADALHAGGATVRSAVEAIVARHPVAKNAVKAYLLSLRSLNLKGLNGNGDGGA
- the glgP gene encoding alpha-glucan family phosphorylase — protein: MIQRLHRSDLGYSLRSLMENDPAFRPLAYFSMEVGLKESIPTYSGGLGVLAGDILKSAADLGVPMAGVTLLYRKGYFVQEFNADDWQKEKPVQWNPSHELTLLPNRILLTLQGREIQVGVWVYEIIGSTGYPLPVYFLDTDFEPNHPDDRKLCWYLYGGDNNYRLCQEFILGVGGLRMLRDLGYMNIETFHLNEGHAGFLTLELMREQGYYDPDKIREQVVFTTHTPVPAGHDYFEFGLIERAFPTDALSTIKRMMPDVPGVSMTELGLKYSRYVNGVAKKHAEVSNAMFRMETVDWVTNGVHPTTWVSSGMRKLYNQHIPGWEEDPGRLVQALTIPKQDLWSAHQASKLRLFARILETTGRQLDPEVLTLGFARRAATYKRADLLFSDLKRFLEVAGNRKVQFIFAGKSHPSDNGGKALLQKIRKAARDLEESIPIVFIDNYNMEIASLITQGVDLWLNTPMRPREASGTSGMKCALNGIMNFSVLDGWWIEGWIEDVTGWSIGPEPNGGDLSDHYDESLDAIDLYEKLEKKIIPTYYENHDKWLDMMRHTIALNASFFNTHRVVREYASKAYSIDFRGM